The Thermosynechococcus sp. CL-1 genomic interval GATTTCCAGTTGGCGCAGACTACTTCTTTATCAAAACTGCTATTCAAAATGGCTGTAAGTTTCACGGATGCGATTTTATTGCCGGAGAATTTATGCTTGGCGGTATTTCATCAACTGATAAATTATCAGTTGTATGTGATGTCTTCCGTTTACAGGTAGAAACTGGAGAAAACTTGCTTTTACAAATATTAATTCTTATTTGTGCTTTATTTATTCGAGTTGTTATTCCTAAGTACATACCTTCTCTAATATGGGGTACAAGCACGAGTGCTAAATCCGCAAACGAAGCTTAATGTCCCCGTTGCGTGGATTGTTGCGCCATCCTACAACTGAGGGATTATCCTCCTTCGTAAAGGTGTTCTCTAGCAACCAGTCCAGCTTTTGCTGCTGTAGTCCCATCAGCTGAGGCTTTAAGTGTGACACGAAGTCTCGGCCAAGTGATACGCTAGGGCTTTCATCGTTCGAAAAATGTTGTAAAAGCCATTGGCTCGCGAGGGGGTTAAGCTGACATTTAGTCCGGTTTGCTGAATAAAGTCAGGTTTTAACTGCAGGATTTCTGCAGGTGTCAACCCACTCAACCCTTCAACCAATAGCCCCACCAATCCCTTCGTTACCTGAGCGTCAGAATCCCCCTGAAAAATCACCTTGCCCTGCTCTAAAGAAGCCGTCACGTACACTTGGGAGACACAGCCGGGCACGCGGTTGGCGGCGACCTTCTGCTCCTCAGGAAATGGCGGCAGGCGCTTTGCAAAGCTCAGCAAGTATTCATAGCGCCGCTTTGGATCTGAGATCTGTTGGAACCGCTGAACAATGCGATCGAGGGAAGCCGGTAAAGGCTGGCAGGCAGAGGGCATATTGACTTAGAAGAACGCTGCTGAGAAAAATGATAACCACTTCTGATTTTACCCTCAGCAGTTGCACAATAACGGCAGCAGTCAACCTAGGGGCGGCTTTTCATGCCAATAGACCGCCGTGCTCTTACCCTTAACTCGTAACTTGTGTTAGCCTTTAATGTACTTACTCGGTTCTGGTGGGGATCAGCCATCAGACGCAAGGGGGAAAGTGCAGTGCAAATCTGCCGCTGTCCCGCAGCTGTGATGAGAGGCACTACTCTCTCAGTCAGAATGCCCGCCGAGTTGTGAATGTCGTTATGCCAACATCTGCGAGGTACAGATGATGTTCTTCATGCTTCAATTTTCATTAATTTGCCTAGGTAAAGACCCCCCCTACCGCTCTTTTCTGGCAAGGTTCCTGCCGTTACTGTAGCACAAGTGATTTTGGAGATTTTCAAGTACCTACAAGCACCTAGACAAGGGCTCCTCTTGCAGTGACCCACGCTAGGTTCTGCTGATGATGCTGGAAGTGCACTGCTTGTTGGACTGAAAACAGCCAGCTTTCATTGTCTATTGAGAGAACTGTCAACACTCAGGGTACCATAACAATGACCATTCAGACTGCAACGCTAGGCTACCCCCGTATTGGTAAAAATCGCGAGCTGAAAAAGGCATTGGAAGCCTTTTGGAATGGTAAATCCAATCAAGAAAATTTACTACAAACGGTTCAAGATATTGAATTGGCAAATTGGCAAACGCAACTGCAGGCTGGCATTGATCGCATTGGCGTTGGCGATACCAGTTTTTACGATCCCGTTCTCGACTGGAGTGTCCGCCTCGGCCTCATCCCACAGCGGTATCAAGCCTTTACAGGGTTGGAGCAATACTTTGCAATGGCTCGCGGTCGAGAGGGAATTCCAGCCCTTGAGATGACCAAATGGTTTGACACCAACTATCACTACTTGGTTCCCGAAATGAGTCAGCCTCTTCAGGCAGCAGACTTTAGTGATTTTCTGGGGATCATCGGTCGCGCCCAAAAGGTCTTGGGCGATCGCGCCGTTCCCATGGTGCTAGGGCCTTTAACCCTGCTACGGCTGAGTCGGCTGCAGATGAATCTAGAGGAAGCGTTGTCTTGCCTAGTGGAGCGCTATCTTATCCTGTTGGCTGAATTGAAGAACCTAGGGGTGGTTGAGGTACAAATCCACGAACCTGCCTTGGTTTTTGGGGACACCAACAACTTCAGGGAATTGTATGAATCAACATTTGATGCGCTTTGTCAAGTTGGTTTGCCGATTTACCTAGTGACCTACTTTGATGATCTCGGCGCTGCCTATCCTTGGGTGGTGACGTTGCCCGTAGCCGGCATTAGTCTAGATTTTACCCGTGGGCAGAACTTGGCATTATTGCAGCAGTTTAGTTTCCCAAGGGATAAACAGCTGGGGGTGGGTATTGTGGATGCCCGAAACATTTGGAAAATTTGCCCAGAACTTGTTGTGTCAACCTTAGCAGCGATTCAGGGTATCACAACCAATATCCGGTTGCACCCCTCAGCCTCTTTACAATTTGTCCCCTACGATGCAGCACGAGAAGTGAAGTTACCAGAGCCATTGCGGCGGGTGTTGAGTTTTGCCGAACAAAAGTTGGATGAGGTGGTGCTATTGGCCCAGACGCTGCAGGAGAGTCCCAAAGCCCTTGCCCAGCACCCCCAATTAGCAGAGATTGAAGCCCAGTGGCAGGCCTTTAAGGAATTTAGGCCTGTGAATCCAGCGGTACAACAGCGGCTGCGCAATTTAACCGTCAACGATCTGAAACGGGCTATGCCCTATGAACAACGCCGCCAACTGCAGCCCACCTTACCGCTCTTTCCGACAACTACCATTGGTTCTTTTCCGCAAACCCCAGAAGTGCGGCAATTGCGGGTGAAGCTCAAGCGCGGAGAAATCACCCTTGCGGAGTACCAAGCAGCAATTGATGCTGAAATTGCCAAATGCATTCGATTGCAGGAAGAAATTGGCTTGGATGTATTGGTGCATGGCGAATTTGAACGCACCGACATGGTGGAATTCTTTGGCCAGAAGCTCACTGGTTTTGCCTTTACCGAACACGGCTGGGTGCAAAGCTATGGCAGTCGCTGTGTGCGTCCACCCATTATTTATGGGGATGTAGCGCGAACCGAGCCAATGACGGTGCGAGAGTTTAAGGTGGCGCAATCGTTGACACAAAAAATCGTCAAGGGTATGCTGACGGGCCCTGTGACCATGATTAACTGGTCCTTTACCCGCACTGATATTCCGCGTAGCGAACAGGCGATGCAGATTGCCCTGGCTCTACGGGATGAAGTGGCCGATTTAGAAGCTGCTGGGGCAAAGATTATCCAGATTGATGAACCCGCTTTACGGGAAGGATTACCCCTGAAGCCGGAACGTTGGCAGGAGTACTTGGCTTGGGCCGTCGATGCGTTTCGGTTGGCGGCTGGTGTGGCTAAGCCAGAAACCCAAATTCATACCCACATGTGCTATTCGGAGTTTGGCGACATTATTCAACATATCGAGCGCCTAGATGCAGATGTGTTGTCCATTGAAAATAGCCGCAGTAACAATGAAACGCTGTTTGAAATTACTGATGCCGGCTATCAAAAGCAGGTGGGCAATGGTGTTTATGATGTTCATAGTCCGGCAGTTCCCACTGTTGAGCAGATGGTTCAGCAGCTGGAGACTGCGATCGCCCATCTACCCAGTGACCAGATTTGGGTTAACCCAGACTGCGGTCTGAAAACCCGTCGCTGGGAGGAGGTGATTCCCTCTCTGAAAAACATGGTGGCAGCCGCCCAGCAATTGCGAGGGGCTCGTCTTACCAACTGAGGATCTGTTGTTGCTGCCAGCGCACCGTTGCCCCCTTAAAATCGCAGGATTTTTCCACCACTCAAAACTGCGTTTCCATTCCTGCGATTAGCGGGGCAATGCTTGTAAGAAGGCTGCGCCATGCCTAAAGACCTGCTCCATGATTGGTAGGGGCA includes:
- a CDS encoding SufE family protein — its product is MPSACQPLPASLDRIVQRFQQISDPKRRYEYLLSFAKRLPPFPEEQKVAANRVPGCVSQVYVTASLEQGKVIFQGDSDAQVTKGLVGLLVEGLSGLTPAEILQLKPDFIQQTGLNVSLTPSRANGFYNIFRTMKALAYHLAETSCHT
- the metE gene encoding 5-methyltetrahydropteroyltriglutamate--homocysteine S-methyltransferase, translating into MTIQTATLGYPRIGKNRELKKALEAFWNGKSNQENLLQTVQDIELANWQTQLQAGIDRIGVGDTSFYDPVLDWSVRLGLIPQRYQAFTGLEQYFAMARGREGIPALEMTKWFDTNYHYLVPEMSQPLQAADFSDFLGIIGRAQKVLGDRAVPMVLGPLTLLRLSRLQMNLEEALSCLVERYLILLAELKNLGVVEVQIHEPALVFGDTNNFRELYESTFDALCQVGLPIYLVTYFDDLGAAYPWVVTLPVAGISLDFTRGQNLALLQQFSFPRDKQLGVGIVDARNIWKICPELVVSTLAAIQGITTNIRLHPSASLQFVPYDAAREVKLPEPLRRVLSFAEQKLDEVVLLAQTLQESPKALAQHPQLAEIEAQWQAFKEFRPVNPAVQQRLRNLTVNDLKRAMPYEQRRQLQPTLPLFPTTTIGSFPQTPEVRQLRVKLKRGEITLAEYQAAIDAEIAKCIRLQEEIGLDVLVHGEFERTDMVEFFGQKLTGFAFTEHGWVQSYGSRCVRPPIIYGDVARTEPMTVREFKVAQSLTQKIVKGMLTGPVTMINWSFTRTDIPRSEQAMQIALALRDEVADLEAAGAKIIQIDEPALREGLPLKPERWQEYLAWAVDAFRLAAGVAKPETQIHTHMCYSEFGDIIQHIERLDADVLSIENSRSNNETLFEITDAGYQKQVGNGVYDVHSPAVPTVEQMVQQLETAIAHLPSDQIWVNPDCGLKTRRWEEVIPSLKNMVAAAQQLRGARLTN